GACACAAAATGCTGTTCTGGCCGTTGTCAGTGCAGCGACAAAGGCTGTGCCATGGAAACCGCGCCTTTTGTTCTGCCACAAACCTTTGCTGTACAAAGGGAAGAGACACCCATCCAGGCCCCAGTACTCTGTCCACTGCAAAGGAGCTCAGCTGAAAGCCCTCAGGATGAGAGAGACAAGTACATTGTTTGGTGATAAAAGGGCTGTCCACATCTATAATCACTCCTGGAAAAACACTGTGCGAACATGTGTGGCGTGCTCTGCCCTGGAGGAACTGTGCCATCATGGGACacagctgctgggctgggctgccgaAGCAGTGGAGctcttccctgccacaccatcaggcACTAGCTTGGCAAGACACCCCTCTTCAGGGTGGAATAGCTAGTGTCTGACAGCTGAGGGACAGGAGCAAATCCCATGAACATgcacaggcaggaggaggagggaagaggtgcCTGAACTCTGAGCTGCTGAGCACTTGTGACTCAGCTCACGTTGATGGCAAATGGGGGTGTTCATACATGCACAGGGTCTGAGGAAGGAAGTGAAGTCAGACTCATCCTGCACTACCAGTCCAGGCCAGACCTTGATTTCAAGTCTTAAATTGACTAACGCCCGGAGCTTCCCCAAGGAAGGCACATGCCTTTCCCTTCCACCATGCTTTCCCATGTTACAAACTGTGAGCAAAGGAAAtgattcatcaaaaaaaaaaaatctttacggGGGAAAGGAAAGGCTTCTTAAGTCCTGTACTAGAAATCAACATTGTTAACTTTCCTTAGCTGCTAAGCTAGTATCTTCTGTGGGTGTTCTGTCTGCTGCTCATGCAAGTCTTGCATTTGAAGACTTGAGCAAAGCAGATTACTCCATTTCTTTGACTTTAGGTCTCATTCAGCAGTTTGAGCTAAGGACATTCAGCACATCAGCAAGAAAGGAGAAACAtttttccatctgaatatgaggaaaaacttctttactgtgagggtgacagagcactggaacaggttgcccagacaggttgtggagtctccttccctggagatatttaaaacccgcctggacacgatcctgtgtaACATGCtcaaggtgaccctgcttgagcaggggggttggacttagatgatctccagaggtcctttccaacctcaaccattctgtgattctgtgattacagtCTATCTTCTCTCACTTTGAGGGCAACTGTCTCCTTGACTCATACAGCCTGAGCTGAGGGCTCCCTGTGGCCCAGCCTCTCTCACCTTGCAGAGCCCACATGTTGTAAGACGCCAGATGGCTGATGAAGGTGTCCTTGGTGCTGGCTGGGATGTTCGGCCCCGTGATGCTGGTAGAGGAGCCAATTGCCACGTTATACCTGGAACGATCACGCAGTCCCTTAGACAAGCACAGGGCTTGCGCGCATTGTGGCTCTGACAGTCACAAGCACTGGAGCTACTGGCCTTGCACAGCTTACAACAGTGCTGGGGCCAGCATGACTGGTCCCAGTTATCACAGCACCATGCTGCCTTAGAGGCACAGGAGGGCAGGGTATAAGGAGACAGAAATATCTTTGACCTCTTACCTTTTCTCAGCCCAGGCAATGATGGGATCCCATTCATTCTTCTGCAGCTCCGCCAAGGCAGCTGGCTCCTCCACACGATAGCTAGGACATTGCAGAATAAAACCACAGTGGTTTTATTCTTGCAAGCTTTCAGACTGCTCCCCGCCAGACTGAGGCACACGTCCGGGAGGGAAGCCATCCCCAACACAGACCAAAGAAGGGGAGCATTGGCCTACTTTGCACCCAGGCAGCAGCATCTCTGAGAACAATCCCCCCaactcttccctgaattcagagCCTTTCGTTGTCCTAAAAGGGACAATTCTATCTTGCTAGAAAACAGACCAGCAAATCAGCCAACAAAAAATTACAGGTAGCCCCAAGccagccctgggatgcagtgTGGTTTAGCGGTTAGAGCAGGGGACATATCCCACTGCCACTATTTACATGGTGCCACTCCTCCTCCCTCGCCACGACCCAGCTGCTCCCTGGTGCCAGCTGCCACCTGGCCCAGCCCAATGTGACCAAAGCCACAGACACAGATGGGGGGTGTCctgttcccctctccccacagggGTTGAGCAGCTTCCAGTGGACACACCTTGGAGGCTGGGACTGCAACAGATGAGCTTGGGCAGGAGCAGGCTTGATCCTGCAACCCACAGGGAAATTTAAGGACGTTTCATTTCTtgctgcctctgcccctgcccagcaTGGAGGTGCCCAAAACAGAGACTGACAGAATGCCTGGTCCCTTTTCACCGTCATACCTCCACCCTTGAAGTTTATGGAGATCCACCAGGTTTGCAAAGGTAGGACTGGCCTCAACTAATTCAAACCCTTGGGCTAAAACCAGGAAAGATGAGAGCCCTGCAAGGACTCAGTAACGGTAGGCATTTCCCTCAGCCTGAATCCCCCAGCCACCTTTCTCAAACCAAACTGCAATAAAATAGGCCAACCTCTGTACTAGAGGGTCTTTGATGGTCTCCTACCAGACAGTGTCAGTCTCCAGGAACTTCACAGCTGCACAGATCAGCTGTACTTTGTTTCGCTGAGTAGGATTGTCCAAAGCTGTGTTGCACAATGTGGTCTGTGGGATAAAAGCAATACAAACCACTGTTATTCAAGGCCTGGGGAAGCAGCAGCTTCCACAGTACAAGGCTAAGCAGAAGTGGAGGAATTAGGACAAGCTGAGGGAACTGAGGAGTTCAGCTAGAGGGGAATGTGGAgccagagcttggctcacacaaTAGGAATCTTCTCACTGGCCTCAGATGCTGCTGGAACAGGCCCACCAAACCAAGAGCAGAGGGCTCAAGAACTGCTCCAGAGCTCTTCCAGTCTCCTCTACCCCCTCCCCATGCCATCCCTGATAACGCTGCCCAGCCCCTTCTCCAACTCCTCTGTGACACAGATTCCCCTCCCTGGCAGTAATCCAGCCGGTATCTAACTGCCCTTAGAGCTGCAAGATTCTCCCCAGTGTACAACTGAGGTCCTGATCTCTTGTTCCCATTTCAACTGGCATTAGGACAATCTGTTCCCTCCATGTTCTGCATTTGGAGACTGCTCTCATGTCTACACAGTCACCTCGGTTTTAGACCAAGCCATCCAAATTCTACTGCAAATACTCAAGAAAGCTGTGGGAGGAAGGATGCAGAAGGAAGCATTTTCAGGAGATGCCCTCATCTTGTTCACACCAGAACATGCCTTACATCCCAAAACAGTTCTTAAACCTTGCCCTGAAATCCGTTCTGCCAGCTGGCGAAACCCTCACCAGGTCACAGTGAGCCTTGCAAACCCTTTTCAGCCCCTAGCATTTTGAGTTCCTCCCTTTAATCCCAGCTTCCTTGATCTGACTGCTCCAAGCACACTGCGTTCTGCTCCTCCGAAGTGCTGCAGCAGCGCAGCCATCCTGAGCCTACCATGCTCACCAGGTGCATAGTGTAGAACTTGATAGTGTCTTTCTGGGAGTCCCACTCCGTCGCCACTGCAATGGCCAAGGCCTCACTGGGGACAGTGAAGAGCTTGGCCTGGGGCGTTTTCAGCTTCCGGTGGTCCAGGTTTATTTCAAAGCCTCCTGGAGAATCAGAGTAGAAATCCTGGGGAATTAAAGAGGAGCACGCACTAAGGAACAACAGACAACCCCACAGAGGGAGCAAATTCAGAGCCAGAGCTGGAATCCAGCCACACAGTTTAGCTAGAAATGAGGAAAGGGCAAAGCAGGCTGAGGACAAATATTCTATTTGTTTGACATGGGTTGCAAGTGTGCCACTGTCTCACTAAAGAAGCATGCAGTGATGACCCCCTCCCCAGGGACCAACACCTCCTCCCAGTCCCTCCTGCCTCACCCAAGTGGCCACACTCACCTTCTCCTTGCGAGATGCTAACGTTCTGGTAAAACCGCTTCCTTTCTAGGGGCAAAAACAAGAGCCATTCAAAGGGCAGTCAGAGCAAGGTTCGGTCCCCTCCCCTGATTCCCACTACAGATCAGAACAGATGGAGCCCTCGGTGGTGTCGAGGCCCAGATGGCCTGGCCTTTTGTCACAAGGTCTTGCTCATTCATCCACGCTCTGAGCCTGGGGGCCTGCCAGGACCCTCTCCCCAGAAGAGGGGGCTCTCCTCAAGAATGCTTTTGCAAACAGCCTTGGCAGACAAGCCCCTAACCACTGCCTGTGCCCAGGCAAAAGAGCCTCTCCCCAGTCGAGGTCTGTACATGGCGGTGGGGAGCAGTCCTGGCCTCAAGAGTTTTgctgggggaagaagggaaggggaaaaatatgGCACTGCCATAGACTGCACTCTAAAACATTTTCTGCAGACAGCTTCCAAGCACCACACCATTTCAGTGAGCTCCTCTCCACCAAGAAAGCGTCATGAAACTGGTGGGAGAGCACagtgctgctgtgcacagctagcAAGTGAACAGGCCCaggttttctttgcttctgccacCCAGGGCTGGGATCTCAGCTCTATTCAAACTCACCATCACCAGGTTGCTACAGAGTCTGGCAGGGGAGGTTTCCAAAGCGGATCCATGTTGTCATTCCTCCCCAGTCCATATGGAGTTTCACTCTGGGCTCAATCTTTCAAAATTCCCCCATTACAATCATGTTTGACAAATTCATTTCCTGGACTGCCTTGGCTAACTCTCTCTCCCAGCTTGTTCCATTTCAGAGCAACAAGAAACCCAGCAGAACTGAATCACAAGGCAGGGTAGGCCACAGCAGTCTCCCTTGCAACCCCTGCCAACTCCAAACCCACACAGTTCCAGCCCGCACAATCTCCCTCAGTGAATTTTGCTCATTCTCTGCTTTGACCTACCACCTGCAGCTGATGCACTTCCTAGAGGAATGTGGCTGCCTGCATCAGTgagaactacagctcccagcacgcTCGGAGCGTGCGGGGCAGGATGCTGCATCCCACCGGCTTTGGGCACAGCTCCCTCTACCATGATCACGCCCAGGAGTGAAGAGGCCAGGCAGCCTGCACGCAATCAGCAGTCCCCATCCCTCGCCTTGGATGACGTCCTGCAGCAGCGTAGCCTGCAATGTCGCAGCAGCTGGATCATGCCGGGGACATGTCACGCACACTGCAGCATACAACTGAGTCACCAGGGGAGGAACCACTCCCTCGGCTCCCTCCAGCCTATGCATCCCAccccggcagctcctgctccgcTCAGGAGAAGGTCTGCTCTACCAGCAAGGTGAGTCTCAGGGAATTACAGCTGTTTCACGAGCAGCCTCCTTTCATAGCAGCGCTGTTGCACACACTCCCAGCAGACATCTGAGAGCCTGGATTACATGGGAATGGATGTCGCAAGGGTTCATCTCTCACTCAAGACAGGAAGAACGTGCAAACCATTCCCCTGACAAGAGCAACAGGATCATAAATCCTGAATCCCTAAGTCTACCACCTGAACAGTAATGCAAACAGGCTGGGCTGCAGGTCTGTTGTTCTGTGCCACTCCATACCAGCATGTTCCCACACTTCTACAGAGCACCAGTGAAATGGAAGAGGATCTGCTTAGGCTGAGCCATCTGCAAGTTTCATGGCCTCATAAAATGCCAGATTGTTAGGACACAGTTTTGAAAAGATTCATGTATGCATACCCAAGAGAAGTCATTTCACTGAGGCTCCAAAGAGTCCCAGGACATATGTCCTGAAAATCTGCAGCCTCATCTCTTAAGAGACAAAACTAATTTTACTGTCATCATATCTACGTTTCCAGGAAAACCTACAGAAATGATACACAGCCCGGTGCATGCCTGAACCACACCTGGGGGGCTTCCCctccaaaaaagccttaaaaacaaccaaaatcACAATAGCAACAATAACAAACCAATGCACCAAGGGCCAGGCCCTGCTGTCACTGAAAACCCTGCTGATGCCAGgacaggggagcagggggaggcccAGCGTCTTGAGCCCTGTCACCTCAGCACCTAAAAAGGCTTAATGAGCCCCAAACCCGGGGAGGGGTGTGCTTGAATGTTCGTTAGCCTCCTCGGGGTGGGTTTTATCGCTTTCCATCTGTTTGACCCGTCCTGCCAGCGAGGGCCCCACGGTGACCTTGAGGAACGTCACCTTCCGGGCCCAGGGGGGTCCCACCGGGGGACCCCCGGGACCAGCCCGCGGCGGAGGAGGGAAGGGGCCCCCCTTTCCCCAAAAGAGGGACTCGCCAGACCCCCCACGAGGGAGACCCGAAGTCCCCGAGCGGCCCGTCCGCCCTCACCTGCCGGCGGGGCGtaggcccggcccccgcccggccccgccgcagcggccccgccggcggcagGAGGCGGGTCAGGGCGCcgggccggcgggcagcggccctgcagcagccgccggcagccgcgccaCATCGCGGCGAgacgaggcgaggcgaggcaagGAGGGAGGCACTCGACGGCCCTGAGGCGCCCGCCGGGAACCgcgaagccgccgccgcccgcctcagc
This region of Apteryx mantelli isolate bAptMan1 chromosome 16, bAptMan1.hap1, whole genome shotgun sequence genomic DNA includes:
- the ATPAF2 gene encoding ATP synthase mitochondrial F1 complex assembly factor 2, translating into MWRGCRRLLQGRCPPARRPDPPPAAGGAAAAGPGGGRAYAPPAERKRFYQNVSISQGEGGFEINLDHRKLKTPQAKLFTVPSEALAIAVATEWDSQKDTIKFYTMHLTTLCNTALDNPTQRNKVQLICAAVKFLETDTVCYRVEEPAALAELQKNEWDPIIAWAEKRYNVAIGSSTSITGPNIPASTKDTFISHLASYNMWALQGIEYVITQLKSLILSMGLIDRHITVEKAVLLSRLEEEYQIQRWGSVEWAHDYDLCELRARAAAGTLFVHLCSESSTVKHKLLQD